In the Ciconia boyciana chromosome 23, ASM3463844v1, whole genome shotgun sequence genome, one interval contains:
- the FAM72A gene encoding protein FAM72A has translation MSASSCTFEDRCVAVLCCRFCQQVLSSRGMKAVLLADTDIDLYSTDIPPSGTVDFIGSCYFTEICKCKLKNIACLKCGNIVGYHVISPCKPCLLSCNNGHFWMFHSQAVFGINRLDPSGVNVLLWGNLPDLEESTDEDMSCISEEEYIR, from the exons ATGTCGGCCAGCAGCTGCACCTTCGAGGACCGGTGCGTGGCCGTGCTGTGCTGCCGCTTCTGCCAGCAGGTGCTGAGCTCGCGGGGGATGAAGGCCGTGCTGCTGGCGGACACCGACATCGACCTCTACTCCACCGACATCCCGCCCTCGGG TACTGTTGATTTCATCGGAAGCTGCTATTTTACTGAGATCTGCAAATGCAAACTGAAGAACATCGCGTGTTTAAAGTG TGGTAACATTGTCGGTTATCATGTGATTTCTCCCTGCAAACCTTGCCTGCTGTCCTGTAATAATGGCCACTTCTGGATGTTTCATAGCCAAGCAGTCTTTGGCATCAACAGACTAGACCCTTCTG GTGTGAATGTATTGCTCTGGGGCAACTTGCCAGATTTGGAGGAAAGCACAGATGAAGATATGTCCTGCATCTCTGAGGAAGAGTATATCAGATAA